Proteins co-encoded in one Ziziphus jujuba cultivar Dongzao chromosome 9, ASM3175591v1 genomic window:
- the LOC107427071 gene encoding cyclin-dependent kinase inhibitor 7, which yields MEGKLAESKRIAETAEATTTPAGMVSKRRKVVCSRQYLHSPPSPLRLDSPTKLDCMPTSAAGDFSSNVCLDHSGICCRCFNNAANDDDVDESFKRVDLEEVPNSETVRAKSIEDNEIREQEPSDEPSADTVEPETAGVPTAALAVENDRNEPPARILPTIQEIEEFFAKAESYEQTHFTEKYNFDFVNDVPLEGRYEWLPLKP from the exons atgGAGGGTAAATTGGCGGAGAGTAAGCGAATTGCAGAGACTGCGGAGGCTACGACCACACCAGCAGGCATGGTGTCGAAGAGAAGAAAAGTTGTTTGCTCCAGACAATACTTGCATTCCCCACCATCGCCTCTCCGCTTGGATTCTCCGACCAAGCTGGACTGCATGCCGACCTCCGCCGCCGGTGATTTCAGCTCCAATGTTTGCCTCGATCATTCCGGTATATGTTGTCGCTGCTTCAACAATGCGGCCAACGACGACGACGTTGACGAGAGCTTCAAACGTGTGGATCTGGAGGAG GTTCCGAATTCCGAAACCGTAAGAGCAAAATCCATTGAAGACAACGAAATCAG AGAACAAGAGCCGTCGGATGAACCGAGCGCGGACACCGTGGAACCTGAGACTGCAGGAGTACCTACGGCGGCGCTGGCGGTAGAGAACGACAGGAATGAACCACCGGCGCGGATTCTCCCTACGATACAAGAAATCGAGGAGTTTTTTGCCAAGGCTGAGAGCTACGAGCAAACGCACTTCACCGAGAA GTACAACTTTGATTTTGTGAACGATGTTCCCTTGGAGGGTCGGTACGAATGGCTTCCTCTGAAACCATGA
- the LOC107427060 gene encoding uncharacterized protein LOC107427060, protein MSGSVGIYWGRKEVYDFKGIVVLFAWVSIHEKHLKNYVDLYASLGWNSLVCHSHFLNAFCPEKAMASAFVVLNELVEELRVRPCPILFVAFSGGTKASMYKVFQIIEGTCEGRMYPGEYQLVRNCISGNIYDSGPVDFTSDWGSRYALHPIIQKVPGSSKLVSWVAKGIASGLDALYLTTFESQRTEYWQALYSSVNLGAPFLIFSSEEDDLAPYHVICDFTQHLRELGGDVKVVKLNGSPHIGHYKHYPIQYKAAVTSLLEKAALVFAQRMQQLEERTGMEGKHDEISEIICNLQKAAVNSNQSLRRVALGPSDHFYLPSSAEYQNSRDPGPQDECKERSVHLPSPPSINAHSVLGELLFDACVPRNVEGWDIKFCGSLNGQPVASARRHSPLHGIKCFRRSRL, encoded by the exons ATGTCGGGTAGTGTTGGAATCTACTGGGGACGGAAGGAGGTCTACGATTTCAAAGGCATCGTTGTTTTGTTTGCTTGGGTTTCGATTCACGAGAAGCACTTGAAGAATTACGTCGATTTGTACGCTTCTCTCGGTTGGAATTCACTCGTTTGCCATTCCCATTTTCTCAATGC ATTCTGTCCTGAGAAGGCTATGGCATCAGCATTTGTTGTTCTCAATGAGCTTGTTGAG GAGCTAAGGGTTAGGCCATGCCCTATACTTTTTGTGGCTTTTTCTGGTGGTACAAAAGCTAGTATGTACAAGGTTTTTCAG ATTATTGAGGGAACATGTGAAGGTCGTATGTATCCG GGTGAATACCAATTGGTCAGGAATTGTATATCTGGAAACATCTATGATTCTGGTCCAGTTGATTTTACAAGTGATTGGGGAAGCCGATATGCACTGCACCCCATTATTCAAAAAGTGCCTGGATCCTCAAAACTTGTTTCTTGGGTAGCTAAAGGCATTGCTTCTGGTCTAGATGCTTTATATCTTACAACATTTGAATCCCAACGCACTGAGTATTGGCAGGCTCTATACTCATCCGTG AATTTGGGTGCACCTTTTCTCATTTTCAGCTCTGAAGAAGATGATCTAGCTCCCTATCATGTTATCTGCGATTTCACTCAGCATTTACGAGAACTTGGGGGAGATGTCAAGGTTGTGAAATTGAATGGCTCCCCTCATATAG GTCATTATAAGCATTATCCAATCCAATATAAAGCTGCTGTTACTTCTTTGCTTGAGAAGGCAGCCTTGGTCTTTGCACAAAGAATGCAACAACTTGAAGAAAGAACTGGTATGGAAGGTAAGCATGACGAGATATCAGAGATAATCTGCAATCTCCAGAAAGCAGCTGTTAACTCGAACCAGAGCCTCAGAAGAGTTGCACTTGGACCCAGTGACCACTTCTACTTGCCAAGTTCGGCAGAGTATCAAAATAGTAGGGACCCTGGGCCACAAGATGAGTGTAAAGAAAGATCAGTTCACCTGCCTAGCCCCCCAAGCATCAATGCACATAGTGTACTTGGAGAGCTCCTATTTGATGCTTGTGTTCCTAGGAATGTTGAGGGTTGGGACATTAAATTCTGTGGCTCTTTGAATGGACAGCCTGTTGCTTCTGCTCGTAGGCATTCACCACTCCATGGCATTAAGTGTTTCCGTCGCTCAAGATTATAG